Proteins co-encoded in one Nitrospirota bacterium genomic window:
- a CDS encoding transcriptional repressor, whose translation MNQKRLHKHDPVATRLKDAGLKLTHQRLAIYQALADTESHPTAEEVHAAVKRSYPMMSLNTVYTTLETLKSIGLIQEMRFLDNIARYDANVDPHHHVVCVACRRVEDFEDAALDRIQAPAAVKRRYRLVGHHVQFLGYCPSCRSEGH comes from the coding sequence ATGAATCAGAAACGCCTGCATAAGCACGACCCCGTCGCCACGCGCCTCAAAGACGCGGGCCTCAAGCTTACCCATCAGCGGTTGGCGATCTACCAGGCGCTGGCGGACACGGAGAGCCATCCGACGGCCGAAGAGGTCCACGCCGCGGTGAAGCGCTCGTACCCCATGATGTCGCTGAACACCGTGTACACCACGTTGGAGACGCTCAAGTCGATCGGGTTGATTCAGGAAATGCGCTTCCTCGATAATATCGCGCGGTACGACGCCAACGTGGACCCCCATCATCACGTGGTGTGTGTCGCGTGCCGCCGGGTCGAGGATTTCGAAGACGCCGCGCTCGACCGCATCCAGGCGCCGGCAGCGGTCAAGCGAAGGTATCGGTTGGTCGGTCACCACGTGCAATTCCTGGGGTACTGCCCGTCGTGCCGATCGGAAGGACACTAA
- a CDS encoding rubrerythrin family protein, whose amino-acid sequence MAKNLQGTKTLANLKEGFAGESQANRRYLYFARKADIEGYPDVAGVFRDTAEGETGHAFGHFDFMAAVGDPVTGVPVGDTDKNLKSAIEGETYEYTQMYPGFAKTAREEGFEEISEWFETLARAEKSHAGRFTKALDSLKK is encoded by the coding sequence ATGGCAAAGAATCTTCAGGGCACCAAGACGTTGGCGAATTTGAAAGAGGGGTTTGCCGGTGAGTCGCAGGCGAACCGGCGCTACCTGTACTTCGCGCGTAAAGCGGACATCGAGGGGTATCCGGACGTGGCCGGCGTGTTTCGAGACACCGCCGAGGGCGAAACCGGACACGCGTTCGGTCACTTCGACTTCATGGCCGCGGTGGGCGACCCGGTGACCGGCGTGCCGGTCGGGGATACCGACAAGAACCTCAAGTCCGCGATCGAAGGCGAGACCTACGAGTACACCCAGATGTATCCGGGGTTCGCCAAGACGGCGCGGGAAGAGGGTTTCGAGGAGATCTCCGAGTGGTTTGAGACGCTGGCGCGGGCCGAGAAATCACATGCCGGGCGGTTCACCAAGGCGTTGGACAGCCTCAAGAAATAG
- a CDS encoding ATP-dependent Clp protease adaptor ClpS, with protein MTTLTPVLPDQDTTSDVALIPPYKVILLDDPVTTMEFVVDVLIRFFQKDPPTATRLMWEVHTTGASHVATLPLEQAEMKQAQVHQAAKSAGYPFRCVIEPA; from the coding sequence GTGACGACCCTGACTCCGGTTTTGCCTGATCAGGACACCACGTCCGACGTGGCGCTGATCCCGCCGTACAAAGTCATCCTGCTCGACGATCCCGTCACCACCATGGAATTCGTGGTGGACGTGTTGATTCGTTTTTTCCAGAAAGACCCGCCCACTGCGACGCGATTAATGTGGGAGGTTCATACCACCGGCGCCTCGCACGTGGCCACGCTCCCACTCGAGCAGGCCGAGATGAAACAGGCGCAAGTCCACCAGGCAGCGAAGAGTGCGGGGTACCCGTTTCGCTGCGTCATCGAGCCGGCCTAG
- the scpB gene encoding SMC-Scp complex subunit ScpB, protein MDDRELRPILEALLFVSPDPLSLNRLCEVLDGIDRTRIVACLNDLRDEYRRADHGLTLVEVAGGYQLATVPEAAPWLRKLSVAKAPPRLSKPALETLAIVAYKQPLTRPEIEAIRGVDVAGVVKTLMDRRLVKIVGRKDVPGRPMMFGTTKEFLQAFGLNNLADLPTLRDFAEIARATDASVESESDASSVEVSEAEAVIAGTDEPTQAAVDAVEQPAS, encoded by the coding sequence ATGGATGATCGCGAACTGAGGCCGATTCTGGAGGCGCTGCTGTTCGTCTCGCCCGATCCGCTCTCGTTGAACCGGTTGTGCGAGGTGCTCGACGGGATCGACCGAACCCGTATCGTCGCGTGTCTGAATGACTTGCGGGACGAGTACCGGCGAGCCGACCATGGGCTGACCCTGGTCGAGGTGGCGGGCGGGTATCAACTCGCGACCGTGCCGGAGGCAGCGCCCTGGCTGCGCAAGCTGTCGGTGGCCAAAGCGCCGCCGCGCCTGTCAAAGCCCGCCTTGGAGACGCTCGCCATCGTGGCGTACAAACAACCCCTGACCCGACCGGAGATCGAAGCCATCCGGGGCGTGGACGTGGCCGGCGTGGTCAAGACGCTGATGGATCGGCGGCTGGTCAAGATCGTGGGCCGCAAGGACGTTCCGGGCCGACCCATGATGTTCGGCACGACCAAGGAGTTTCTCCAGGCGTTTGGTCTCAATAACTTGGCAGATCTCCCGACCCTCAGGGATTTTGCGGAAATCGCCCGCGCGACCGACGCGTCGGTGGAGTCCGAATCGGACGCCTCGTCGGTCGAGGTTTCCGAGGCTGAGGCGGTGATCGCCGGAACGGACGAGCCCACCCAGGCCGCGGTTGACGCTGTCGAGCAGCCCGCCTCCTAG
- a CDS encoding segregation/condensation protein A, producing the protein MADQTEESSVAYQVKLPAFEGPLDLLLHLIKEHRVDIYDIPIALITRQYLEYLDLMKELNLSIAGEFLVMAATLVQIKSRMLLPREEQADSSEPEEDPREELVRRLVEYQRFKGAAEGLEERETAWRDVFRRAPTPAPQEIEEYELGELSVFDLLTALREVLERAPDQTIMDVTVDTLTVRDRMTAIIERFDALADSAQLRFDELFDRAETRLAVIVTFLALLELVKMHVLGLRQGAPGGEILVVRVDPAAPSANGGDSSNELHHG; encoded by the coding sequence ATGGCGGATCAAACCGAGGAATCGTCAGTCGCCTACCAAGTCAAGCTCCCCGCGTTCGAGGGGCCGCTCGACTTGCTGTTGCACCTCATCAAAGAGCACCGGGTCGACATCTACGACATCCCGATCGCGCTGATCACGCGGCAATACCTCGAGTACCTCGATCTGATGAAGGAGTTGAACCTGTCCATCGCCGGGGAGTTCTTGGTGATGGCGGCGACGTTGGTGCAGATCAAGTCCCGCATGTTGCTTCCGCGCGAGGAACAGGCCGACTCCTCCGAGCCCGAAGAGGACCCCAGAGAAGAGTTGGTCCGACGCCTGGTCGAGTATCAGCGCTTCAAGGGCGCTGCGGAGGGCTTGGAGGAACGCGAAACCGCGTGGCGCGACGTGTTCCGGCGTGCCCCGACGCCGGCTCCCCAGGAGATCGAGGAGTACGAGCTGGGCGAGCTGTCCGTCTTCGACCTGCTGACCGCGCTGCGCGAGGTCCTCGAACGCGCGCCCGATCAGACCATCATGGATGTGACCGTCGACACACTCACGGTCCGGGATCGGATGACCGCGATCATCGAGCGGTTCGACGCATTGGCCGACAGCGCGCAGCTCCGGTTCGACGAGTTGTTCGACCGCGCGGAGACCCGCCTGGCCGTCATCGTCACGTTCCTCGCGCTGCTGGAGTTGGTCAAGATGCACGTGTTGGGCCTGAGGCAGGGCGCCCCCGGCGGGGAGATCCTGGTGGTCCGCGTGGACCCGGCAGCGCCCTCGGCGAACGGTGGGGATTCCTCGAACGAGTTGCACCATGGATGA
- a CDS encoding antitoxin Xre/MbcA/ParS toxin-binding domain-containing protein encodes MKTASALRSPEQAQVAGALIRRIRNALALSQESLAGVLGVSVRTVVRWESEGDEPPQIERERLEWVGELVDIARTIMEEDEVGRWFKTPKAALGGRRPVELLGSLRGLQQIQRVLESTRWGIF; translated from the coding sequence GTGAAAACCGCGAGCGCGTTGAGATCGCCCGAGCAGGCCCAGGTTGCCGGGGCATTGATCCGCCGAATCAGGAACGCGCTGGCCCTCTCGCAGGAGAGCCTCGCCGGCGTGTTGGGCGTGTCGGTCCGCACCGTCGTTCGTTGGGAGAGCGAAGGGGATGAGCCGCCTCAGATCGAGCGGGAACGGCTCGAATGGGTGGGGGAACTCGTCGACATTGCCCGAACGATCATGGAGGAGGACGAAGTCGGCCGGTGGTTCAAGACGCCGAAGGCGGCGCTCGGCGGCCGGCGGCCGGTTGAACTTCTCGGCTCGCTCCGCGGCTTGCAGCAGATCCAGCGCGTGTTGGAATCCACCCGCTGGGGCATCTTTTAG
- a CDS encoding DUF3501 family protein yields the protein MLKVHRSEVKSLPEYERVREQSRREVIALKKKRRVALGECVSLVFENRRTVTHQIQEMMRTEHLYDENQILHEIETYNRLIPGPNELSATLFIEVDDPQAIKPTLDRLRGIDNGRSLFLRVGDLPPIYAAFEAGHSNEEKISAVHYLRFALDAKSQEGLRSGAPAALVMDHPRYQAETALSDETRRQLIQDLSS from the coding sequence ATGTTGAAAGTCCATCGATCCGAGGTGAAGTCGCTGCCCGAGTACGAACGGGTCCGCGAGCAGTCGCGCCGCGAGGTCATCGCGCTGAAGAAAAAACGGCGCGTGGCACTGGGCGAGTGCGTGTCCCTGGTATTCGAGAACCGGCGCACGGTCACGCACCAGATCCAGGAAATGATGCGAACCGAACACCTCTACGATGAAAACCAGATCCTCCACGAGATCGAGACCTACAACCGGTTGATCCCGGGGCCGAACGAGCTGTCGGCCACGTTGTTCATCGAGGTGGATGATCCGCAGGCCATCAAACCCACGCTCGACCGATTGCGCGGCATCGACAACGGGCGCTCGCTGTTCCTGCGCGTCGGCGACCTGCCGCCGATCTACGCGGCGTTCGAGGCAGGGCACAGCAACGAGGAGAAAATCAGCGCCGTGCACTATCTCCGATTTGCGCTCGACGCGAAAAGCCAGGAGGGGCTGCGTAGCGGCGCCCCCGCAGCGCTGGTGATGGATCACCCGCGGTACCAGGCTGAGACTGCTCTTAGTGATGAGACGCGGCGGCAGCTGATCCAAGACCTTTCCTCCTAA
- the bioD gene encoding dethiobiotin synthase, which produces MGKTLVSAGLVWALRRRGLDVGVMKPVESGVAGGAHADAELLRRVAGSSDPLTDISPYRFGPPLAPLVAARRQRTRISLATIVQRFHRLASRHDIVVVEGVGGLMVPLSIGKIPPCPPLTKGGWGDFSRMRGTYLTTTLDLARALGLPLLLVIGNKLGAINHALLTVQVAKAHGLKFLGGVINQTSQAQDEAIRTNPHILKELLELPAWAVVPYLRAKETAWETIGRNLERTGFLDSLIRPSQALSHRQTT; this is translated from the coding sequence GTGGGGAAAACCCTTGTCTCCGCGGGGCTGGTTTGGGCGCTGCGGCGCCGGGGCCTCGATGTCGGCGTGATGAAGCCGGTCGAGAGCGGTGTCGCAGGAGGGGCTCACGCCGACGCGGAACTCCTGCGCCGGGTCGCCGGCTCCTCTGATCCGCTGACCGATATCAGCCCCTACCGCTTTGGCCCACCCCTTGCCCCCCTGGTTGCGGCGCGGCGTCAACGCACCCGCATCTCCCTCGCAACGATCGTTCAACGCTTCCACCGCCTCGCAAGCCGACACGACATCGTTGTGGTCGAGGGTGTGGGCGGACTAATGGTCCCACTCAGCATTGGTAAAATCCCCCCTTGCCCCCCTTTGACAAAGGGGGGATGGGGGGATTTCAGCCGAATGCGGGGGACCTACCTCACGACGACTTTGGACTTGGCGCGAGCCCTTGGCCTCCCTCTTCTTTTGGTCATCGGCAACAAACTCGGCGCGATCAACCACGCCCTGCTGACGGTCCAAGTCGCCAAAGCGCACGGGCTCAAGTTCTTAGGCGGGGTGATCAATCAGACCAGTCAGGCCCAGGACGAGGCAATCCGCACCAACCCACACATCCTTAAAGAACTACTAGAGCTTCCAGCCTGGGCTGTGGTGCCCTACCTCAGGGCGAAGGAGACCGCATGGGAAACGATCGGAAGGAATCTGGAGCGGACCGGGTTTCTAGACAGTCTGATCAGACCGTCTCAAGCGTTGTCGCATCGTCAGACAACGTGA
- a CDS encoding SDR family NAD(P)-dependent oxidoreductase has translation MASSDASAPPVIVVTGSSRGLGRAIALRCGRAGWRVVVHCRTRRAEAEAVAKAIIEAGGRALVLQADVTIPGTFPQIVEQTVTHWGRIDAWVNNAGVVDDRLVVSTPDDAWDRVIATDLTAAWRATQAVAPVMARQRGGAILNVSSIAALQGRRGQSAYSAAKAGLIAFTRSSARELGPDNIRVNAVCPPVLDTESVGATAETLREQQLIPGVISPEDAADTMFSILSLPWISGQIFVMDSRIPAGTL, from the coding sequence TTGGCGTCATCTGACGCGTCAGCCCCGCCGGTTATCGTCGTCACCGGTTCCTCGCGCGGCCTGGGTCGCGCGATCGCGTTGCGTTGCGGCCGTGCGGGCTGGCGCGTGGTCGTGCACTGCCGCACGCGGCGCGCCGAGGCAGAGGCAGTTGCCAAGGCCATCATCGAGGCTGGCGGCCGCGCCCTGGTCCTTCAAGCGGACGTCACCATCCCAGGGACCTTTCCACAGATCGTCGAGCAGACCGTGACCCATTGGGGACGGATCGATGCGTGGGTGAACAACGCCGGCGTGGTGGATGATCGTCTGGTCGTCTCGACGCCCGATGACGCGTGGGATCGCGTGATCGCCACCGACCTCACCGCAGCCTGGCGCGCCACCCAGGCCGTTGCCCCTGTGATGGCCAGACAACGCGGCGGGGCGATCCTGAACGTGTCCTCGATCGCCGCGCTGCAAGGCCGCCGCGGCCAGAGCGCCTACAGCGCGGCCAAAGCCGGCCTGATCGCGTTCACCCGGAGTTCGGCCCGCGAGCTGGGACCGGACAACATCCGCGTCAACGCCGTGTGCCCGCCCGTGCTGGATACCGAGTCCGTCGGCGCAACCGCAGAGACTCTCCGCGAGCAACAACTGATCCCCGGGGTCATTTCACCAGAGGACGCGGCTGACACGATGTTCTCGATCCTTTCGCTCCCGTGGATCTCGGGGCAGATCTTTGTCATGGATAGCCGCATCCCGGCGGGGACTCTCTGA
- a CDS encoding DUF3553 domain-containing protein produces the protein MGVRRLYLKIGDRVIHRRYPQWGNGEVVEERTAVTDGGMCFVRIVFADGQERSFINNLDDVNCCYYTGIRVNA, from the coding sequence ATGGGTGTTCGTCGGCTGTATCTCAAAATTGGCGATCGGGTGATTCACCGTCGGTATCCGCAGTGGGGCAACGGTGAGGTGGTGGAGGAGCGTACCGCGGTGACCGACGGCGGGATGTGTTTCGTGCGGATCGTGTTTGCGGACGGGCAGGAGCGATCCTTCATCAATAATCTCGACGATGTGAATTGTTGTTACTACACCGGAATCAGGGTCAACGCTTAA
- the bioF gene encoding 8-amino-7-oxononanoate synthase: MLRTIEGGVGPRFVWNGRTLVNFGSNNYLGLAEHPRVKAAAIRVIEREGVGAGASRLLTGNSPEHEKLEAALARLKGTEAALVFSTGYQANLGIIPSLVGRDDLILADRDCHASLIDGCRASNARFRIYRRDRLDQLRTLLKRRAPNGRALIVTDSVFSMEGDLAPLPDLVVLAEQYDAMLLVDDAHATGVFGARGTGSSEHWNLRDRPIIQMGTLSKALGALGGFVAGPKVLIDYLVNRARTFIYTTALPPAIAAASLEAIRVLEDEPERRERLWANRHIWHDSVRKMGFDTLGSASPIIPLRIGADARAVQMASALMEEGVFAPAIRPPTVPAGTARLRTSILATHTPDDLGLALSALERVAKQLGVI; this comes from the coding sequence GTGCTCCGGACCATCGAAGGAGGCGTGGGGCCGCGGTTCGTGTGGAACGGGCGCACTCTGGTCAACTTCGGGTCCAACAACTACTTGGGCTTGGCCGAGCACCCGCGCGTCAAGGCCGCGGCCATTCGCGTGATCGAGCGCGAAGGAGTGGGCGCGGGGGCCTCGCGCCTGTTGACGGGGAACAGCCCGGAACATGAAAAACTGGAGGCCGCGCTGGCTCGCCTCAAGGGCACCGAGGCCGCGCTGGTGTTCAGCACCGGGTACCAGGCCAACTTGGGCATCATCCCGTCATTGGTCGGGAGGGACGATCTGATCCTGGCTGATCGCGACTGCCATGCCAGCCTGATCGACGGATGCCGGGCCAGCAACGCCCGGTTCCGGATCTATCGGCGCGACCGGCTGGATCAACTCCGGACTCTGTTGAAGCGCCGTGCACCAAACGGCCGCGCGCTGATCGTGACCGACAGCGTGTTCAGCATGGAAGGCGACCTCGCGCCACTGCCCGACCTGGTGGTACTCGCCGAGCAATATGACGCGATGCTCCTGGTCGACGACGCCCATGCCACCGGCGTGTTCGGTGCCCGGGGCACGGGCTCGTCCGAGCATTGGAACCTGCGCGACCGCCCGATCATCCAGATGGGCACCCTGAGTAAAGCGCTCGGCGCACTCGGGGGGTTTGTTGCAGGCCCCAAAGTCTTGATCGACTATCTGGTCAACCGCGCCCGCACATTCATCTACACCACGGCCCTGCCTCCCGCGATCGCAGCCGCCTCGCTGGAAGCGATTCGCGTGCTGGAAGACGAACCCGAGCGCCGCGAACGCCTCTGGGCCAACCGCCACATCTGGCACGACAGCGTGCGTAAGATGGGATTCGACACCTTGGGCAGCGCCTCGCCCATCATCCCGCTTCGGATCGGAGCCGACGCGCGCGCCGTTCAGATGGCGTCGGCGTTAATGGAGGAGGGCGTGTTCGCCCCCGCGATCCGACCGCCCACCGTGCCCGCCGGCACCGCACGCCTGCGGACCTCAATCCTCGCGACGCACACGCCCGACGACCTCGGGCTCGCCTTGTCGGCGCTCGAACGGGTCGCCAAACAACTTGGCGTCATCTGA
- a CDS encoding anaerobic glycerol-3-phosphate dehydrogenase subunit C, producing the protein MEAQFSDSKFWDAGSLQREWLRVADICHGCRRCFNLCPSFSILFNGIDALDGEVEKLGDTVARQVVDACYYCKLCYNHCPYTPPHEFKLDFPLLMVRAKAVRAKTQRPRLRDRLLVRTDLIGRSLRWVAPLVNRLTGVAWFRSLLHRWGGIHKDRRLPPVASQTFPMWIEKHERRAVGERKVALFSGCLTNYNYPSIGRATVQVLEKNGVAVAWPEQRCCGMPYFDTGDLETIHHHARDNVASLKAMVDQGYAVVSPIPTCSLMIKKEYPALLGSDDARMVAKHTFDVCEYLMALHQKGLLSTDFRERVGTVAYQVPCHLRDQNIGYKSRDLLQLIPGTTVEVIERCTGHDGSWSLKTEFFAASMQVGQKAFRAVAAAEADTLVSDCPLSGLQLEQGTGKKSCHPIEVVNRAYGLPAV; encoded by the coding sequence ATGGAGGCTCAGTTTTCCGATTCCAAGTTTTGGGACGCGGGTTCGCTTCAGCGGGAGTGGCTGCGGGTGGCCGACATCTGTCACGGCTGCCGCCGCTGCTTCAATCTCTGTCCTTCATTCTCCATCTTGTTCAATGGGATCGACGCGCTGGACGGCGAGGTCGAAAAGCTGGGCGATACGGTCGCGCGCCAGGTCGTTGACGCGTGTTACTACTGCAAGCTTTGCTACAACCATTGCCCGTACACCCCGCCCCACGAATTCAAGCTGGATTTTCCCTTACTGATGGTGCGGGCCAAAGCGGTGCGTGCCAAGACCCAGCGGCCGCGGTTGCGCGATCGTCTGCTGGTGAGGACCGATTTGATCGGTCGCTCCTTGCGCTGGGTGGCCCCGCTGGTGAATCGATTGACGGGCGTTGCGTGGTTTCGCAGCCTGTTGCACCGGTGGGGCGGGATCCACAAGGACCGGCGCCTGCCTCCGGTGGCGTCTCAGACGTTTCCGATGTGGATCGAGAAGCACGAGAGACGCGCCGTGGGCGAGCGGAAGGTGGCGTTGTTCTCGGGGTGCCTCACCAACTACAACTATCCGTCCATCGGACGCGCCACGGTGCAGGTGCTGGAGAAGAACGGCGTGGCCGTTGCGTGGCCGGAGCAGCGCTGCTGCGGAATGCCGTATTTCGACACCGGCGACCTGGAGACGATCCACCACCACGCGCGAGACAACGTGGCGTCGCTCAAGGCGATGGTCGACCAGGGTTACGCCGTGGTCTCTCCGATCCCGACCTGCAGTTTGATGATCAAGAAAGAATACCCCGCGTTGCTCGGCAGCGACGACGCCCGGATGGTGGCGAAACACACCTTCGACGTGTGCGAGTATCTCATGGCGCTCCACCAGAAGGGACTGCTCTCCACCGACTTCCGGGAGCGCGTCGGCACGGTGGCCTACCAGGTCCCGTGTCATCTGCGCGATCAGAACATCGGATACAAGTCCCGCGACCTGCTGCAATTGATTCCGGGGACCACGGTGGAAGTGATCGAGCGGTGCACGGGGCACGACGGGTCGTGGAGCCTGAAGACCGAGTTCTTCGCGGCGTCCATGCAGGTGGGACAAAAGGCGTTTCGCGCGGTCGCCGCGGCCGAGGCCGACACGCTGGTGTCGGATTGCCCGTTGTCCGGACTTCAACTCGAGCAGGGCACGGGAAAGAAGAGTTGTCATCCCATCGAAGTCGTCAACCGGGCGTACGGTTTGCCCGCCGTGTGA
- a CDS encoding RES family NAD+ phosphorylase has protein sequence MVVRIIADAYRDRPLSLEGSVLYGGRYNPPGEFGALYCGLTTETCWAELEHKHEGRLKRSAFRLVRLSVRLQRVLDLTASTVRDALDLPPEALTRPTDYALTRAIARSAREAGFEAILAPSAAGKGTILAIFTDRLAEGSGVAAKTRSMRSRGRVRTPRRPR, from the coding sequence GTGGTCGTACGTATCATTGCCGACGCGTACCGGGACCGACCGTTGTCGCTGGAAGGCAGCGTCTTGTACGGCGGGCGCTACAACCCGCCGGGTGAGTTCGGCGCGCTTTACTGCGGCCTAACGACCGAGACCTGTTGGGCCGAGCTTGAGCACAAACACGAAGGGAGACTCAAACGCAGTGCGTTTCGCCTGGTGCGGTTGTCGGTTCGCCTGCAGCGCGTCCTCGATTTGACAGCGTCGACGGTCCGCGACGCGCTCGACTTGCCCCCGGAGGCGCTGACGCGACCGACTGACTACGCCCTCACGCGAGCGATCGCCCGCTCCGCTCGGGAGGCCGGGTTCGAAGCGATCCTTGCGCCGTCCGCCGCAGGAAAAGGGACGATCCTGGCGATCTTCACCGATCGGCTCGCGGAGGGTTCAGGAGTCGCCGCAAAGACGAGGTCCATGCGCAGCCGGGGGCGTGTGCGAACGCCCCGCCGGCCGCGTTGA
- a CDS encoding aldehyde dehydrogenase family protein — protein sequence MDVTPFLLDGQWVTSRSTIPLRNPHTGTVIAKVCQADQEHLDQAIAAAERAFRDTRALPRHQRAAWLSNTAAGLAAQKADLARLIASEAGKPVQYASSEVDRAVATFTVASEEAKRLAGEWIPTDWTPAGEGYVAMTKRVPLGPVAAFAPFNFPLNLVAHKIAPCLASGNTVVLKPPPQAPLTSLRLGQILLDAGVPPGVVNVLPCEIPIAEALVADPRIQFITFTGSAKVGWHLKANSGKKGVLLELGGNAAAVVHVDADLPWVAKRLAVGAFAYAGQICISVQRILIHEAVYERFVEQFLSEVDALPAGDPLDAKTVVGPLIDQAAADRVERWVSDAVAGGAQALRPVSRKDNVIAPIVLANTKPSMAVSCEEVFGPVVTLAPYRSFDEALAAVNDSRYGLQAGVFTHDMRRVFEAIDRLDVGGVIVNDYPTFRVDHTPYGGMKDSGLGREGVKYAMDAMTQIKTTVFRTGHSL from the coding sequence ATGGACGTCACTCCCTTTTTGCTCGATGGTCAGTGGGTCACCAGTCGTTCCACCATCCCCTTACGCAACCCCCACACCGGAACGGTGATCGCGAAGGTCTGCCAGGCGGACCAGGAACATCTTGACCAGGCCATTGCCGCGGCGGAGCGCGCCTTCCGGGACACCCGCGCGCTCCCGCGGCACCAGCGGGCGGCATGGCTCTCGAATACGGCCGCGGGCCTGGCCGCGCAGAAGGCGGATCTCGCGCGGCTGATCGCGTCCGAGGCGGGGAAGCCGGTCCAATACGCGAGCAGCGAGGTGGATCGGGCCGTCGCGACCTTCACAGTCGCCTCGGAAGAGGCCAAGCGGCTGGCGGGCGAGTGGATTCCCACGGACTGGACGCCGGCCGGCGAGGGGTACGTGGCCATGACCAAACGCGTGCCGCTGGGTCCGGTGGCGGCGTTCGCGCCGTTCAACTTTCCGTTGAACCTGGTTGCGCACAAGATCGCGCCGTGCTTGGCCTCGGGCAACACCGTGGTGCTCAAGCCGCCGCCGCAAGCGCCGCTGACCTCCTTGCGCCTGGGGCAGATCCTCCTGGACGCGGGGGTGCCTCCGGGCGTGGTCAACGTCCTCCCGTGTGAGATCCCGATTGCGGAGGCCCTGGTCGCGGATCCGCGGATCCAGTTCATCACGTTCACCGGCAGCGCCAAGGTCGGCTGGCACCTCAAAGCCAACTCGGGGAAGAAAGGCGTGTTGCTCGAACTGGGCGGCAACGCGGCCGCGGTGGTGCACGTTGACGCGGATTTGCCGTGGGTGGCCAAGCGCCTGGCCGTGGGCGCCTTCGCCTACGCGGGCCAGATTTGCATCTCGGTCCAGCGTATCCTGATCCACGAGGCGGTTTACGAGCGTTTCGTGGAGCAGTTCCTGTCCGAAGTCGACGCGCTGCCGGCGGGCGATCCGCTCGACGCCAAGACCGTGGTCGGTCCCTTGATCGACCAGGCAGCGGCGGATCGGGTCGAACGCTGGGTGTCCGACGCCGTAGCGGGTGGCGCGCAAGCGCTCCGGCCCGTCAGCCGGAAGGACAACGTGATCGCCCCGATCGTGCTCGCCAATACGAAACCGTCGATGGCGGTGAGCTGCGAAGAGGTCTTTGGCCCGGTCGTGACCCTGGCGCCGTACCGGTCGTTCGACGAGGCGCTGGCTGCGGTGAACGACTCGCGCTACGGTCTGCAAGCCGGGGTCTTCACCCACGACATGCGCCGGGTCTTCGAGGCGATCGATCGTCTCGATGTGGGCGGGGTGATCGTCAACGACTATCCGACGTTTCGCGTGGACCACACGCCGTACGGCGGCATGAAGGACTCGGGCCTGGGTCGCGAAGGCGTCAAATACGCGATGGATGCCATGACGCAGATCAAAACCACCGTGTTCAGGACCGGCCATTCACTCTGA